CGTGCTTTGACTACCATGCCCACAAATAACGACTAATGGGGCAAAGTTCTCAGTCAAACCCATCATTTTGAGTGCCTGCCGTACATAATATACTTTCTGCTCTTCAGAAAAACCAACCGGTAATCCCGATTCCATGCGCTCGAAGTCAAGCGAAAGTCCCGTAGAAGGTTTTCGCAACCATTCCTGTCCCAGCTTCCCAAGGGCACGACCGGCCCGACGCGGGAAAAAGCTACGGGCCAACATCTGCATACTAAGCCACGGACCGCTAACCTCTGGCAACAGTAAGCTCGTCAAGAGGTTTTGCTTCATCGTTTGAAACGTTTGCTTCACAGAATTTACGGCTCGTAGGCGTTGTTGATATGACTCAAAATCGCCCTGAGAGGCAACTTCCTTGATTTGATATTGCGGTTTAAGTATCGCCGGTAAGGATGCGTGACTGTGTTTATGGCCAAGTTCACACGTCTCAATTGGTAACCCGAAAAAACCGGCAACACCAAACGTCTCAAAAGGCCCTGCTTTTTCAAAGGCACGACGAAAGGGCTCTGAACGTGTATCAATACAAAAGGCCAATTGAGCTAAAACAGACTGTTGTTCATGGGCTATCGACCGTTTCGAGAGAATCATTTCTTGTAATCGTTCTTCGTAGGTTTCTTCCCATGCCTCCAGCCAAAGCTGACGACGAACCAAATCGTCAAAACGATAGGCAAGCGTCAGGCGCGCTTTTTGCTCCGCAGCGGATAATTGCAGCCAAGATTCAACCCGAAAATCCCCCCAATGCGCCCACGCGGCAATCAATCGAGTCAGCAATGCTTGCTCTTCGGATTGTTGTTCCGGTAAAGGCAGGAAAGATTCCATCAACGCCCATTCCATAGAAATTCGGACAGCCAAATACTCTGTTAGCGTTTGTTGCGAGTGCCACAACATCATTCCCGCCCAACCGGGCAAAGACAGTAAATGCGCCTCGAGGTATTCCTGAACTTGAGACGGAGGAATATGTAGGGCTGCTAATGCTTCCCTTAACGCATCAGTCGCCTCTGACGGCCAACCTTTCAGGAGCTGACGTTGTGAGCGGTTCAGTGCGGGATCGTATTGTACAAGACGGTGCCACGCCTGATAGAAACCTTCCGAGCGGTTTGGCAGTGACCAAGCAGCGTGGGATCCACCAATGTACAATTTGCACCACTTAATCAAATGGCGATTCAGATCATGCTCCACCTCTACACCACGCTGCTGCTGCAAACGAAAACTCAATGTTTGTAGCGAGCGACGCTTCATCTCAGGCAACCCGAGATGATTCAATTTCGTTGCGAGACGCTTTACACGTGCTTCTGCCAATAACTTGGCAGGCAGGTCATCCAACTGAAGCGCAGCACGACAGAACCGTTCCGCAACATCGCGCGGCAATTTTAGAGCTTGTGTATCAAGCCAACGTTGTAACCCTTTATCGAGAAACTTCGAATCAATTTCACCTTGATTCTTCGCATCTAGCAGTAACGAGGCGCTCGGATACATATCTACGTCACGAATCTCTTTGAGCCACCGTGCAACTTGCTCAAACGACTGTGCTTCAAGCCCTGCCCAAGGACTACGCGCCACGAAAGATTCAATCGGCCCCAGCGGCACGATGACCCGACTGGCAGAACGCACTACATCATCTATGTCATCGGTGAAACTATCATGAAAAACATCCGATGCTGACATTTGCTGCTGTAATGTTAATGTTCCATCCAACGCGCTTTACCTCCTTGAGTACAGCCTAGTTGCAAGATACTTTGGATGGCTTTCGACCGAGTCGCGATGAGGCTCGCCCAATCGTACCAGCCAAAGATATACTACGGAGAAGAACGTAGAAGATGGATGGCGCGACAACCACGCACCTATCACACTGCTGGTCAAAAGAACGAATAAAACCAAACAGACAGCGAATGGATGCGGTTGGATTGCTTGGGGAACGGTGCCGTGCAACAGAACATAGAAGATGGCAAGAATCAGGCCAAACACGATTAACGATCCCGCCAACAGAACGATTCCCACCGTACGCCCAATACGCCCTAGCCCCAAGGTCACGAGGTGTGACCACGCAAACGCCACAGACCATCCCAGGAGTAAAGCGCTAATCATATCAAAACCTCTACCTTCGACCATTCGCCAAAAACCAATCCCCACAAAAAGACCTAAAACCGGCCCTGCAAACCTCAATAAAAGTGATGGTTTTGGCGTTGTCGTCGCATCCGCTGGCTCATTGTGATGTACCGCAGATCCGGCTTGTAAGAAAAGAGCAGACTTGAATAGGCCATGTAACACCGCGTGAATAATGGCTGCTAAATAGGCTCCTAAGGCGCATTGAATCAACATGAACCCCATCTGCGCAATTGTTGAACCCACTAACTGGCGCTTGTAATCCACTTGAACCAAAATCGTTCCGGTCCCAAGCAATACCGAGATACTGGCGATTACAATCAAAAGGATTTGAGCCAAATCGCCGGTAAAAACGGGCGCGAACCGCGTCAAGATAATTCCACCCGCGTTGACGACACCCGCATGCATGACGGCTGACACAGGCGTCGGTGCGACGACCGAGTCCAACAACCAGCGCTGAAAAGGGTATTGTGCAGCTAGAATTGCCACTGCAATCACCAATAACAGGGGTATGCCTACCCTCTCCCATGAACCAAGTTGTGCGATGTTGCCTTTGACAAGCGCAAGTGAGAACTGCCAGTGTCCCGTAACCAGGGCAAGCCAGGTCATCGCGATCGCCAAAACCATCCAACTCAGTACAAATAGTCGGCCAGTACGCACAGCCGCAGTTCGCGCAATTCGCCACTCCCGATTCAACCCGATAAGCATTGTCAGCCCAAGGAGCGTAGCCCCCCAACAGACAAGCAAAAGGCGGAGATCATTGCTTAACCAAGCAAGCGAAGCGGAACACGTCGTGAGTGTCAACAAAGTAAAATATCCTCGATAATTTCGATCCCCAAGCAATTGGCGGATCGAATAGCGCTGTACGACTGAACCGATTGTAAGGACGAATAACGTTGTCAACCAAGCTAAGGGATCAAGGTGCCAAGGACCAAAGATCCGATTCGTACTTGTCGTCACAAGATTCAGTAGTGCAATCAGCGGTGGCAGCACGCTAATACCAACGTGAATTCGAACAAAGCCCAAGGAAACACGTGGATGCAATATGACAGCTGCGCTGAACATCAAAATCGTAAGAGATAAGAAAAATGCTGTGACGAGCATCCCGCACCTCCTGTCAACCGGATAAAACCGACATCAAATTCATTTTTTCAACAAAAAAACCGACAACCTCAAAATGCACGGCCCTTTCGCAACCGTTGCATTTCGAAAATTGTCGGTTTACTGTCAACTAACCCAAAATGGTTTTTTGAAAGTCTACCTAGATGATTAAATTTGTTCAATTTGAATAGTGCCTTTAACATCCTACCCGTAAAAAAATACTCCGTCAAGTTCGGATGTATGCCTCAATCCGGATTCAGTGATTCTGCGCGTCGATCCAAAAGTCATCCCCGCAGAAGTCCCCAGTGAATTGGATTTGAGCACTCACAGCTTTCGCACCGCCATTTTTCTATACCAATGTGTCCATGCAATTGCTACCCCAATAGTCCCATACGTAATACACGGAGAGACAATCAAAAATTCCGTTGGGGAAATGGCGTAGACGAGGATGGCTCCAAGCAGTGCCCCACTAAGTAGCGCGCTTCCCCACACTACCGTTAATATCCGCAATCTGCGTCGGAAATCGTAATGATTCCACAGGGAAGAAAAATGGTTACGCCCTTCTTCGGATGAATTAAATCGAATCGCAAAGTAGTAAATCAACGGCCTTGGGAACAACAAGGATACCAAGAACGTCAGTCCAAGCACCCCTGTGACGAACGATCCACGCAATAACAGTAACTGTTCACTACCGTGCATAAGCAATATACCTAACTCCAGTAAAAAACCGAACATGGCAAATATGGCTAAGATGTCTGCTTGGCGTTGCTTTACAACAGTCCATAAGTTGTAAAGTATGGGTATGGCAGTGGCAATGGCGAGTGCCAGTATATTTGATAACTGGTGCTTTAACATTGTATATAAGTAAGCGTCAAATCCTCCACACACTTGACTTCGCTGGTTGTAGCAATAATAATGACAATCGATAAAATTCCCCGCCTGAATGTCAGACGGGGAATCACGTGTTTTATGATTTGCCTTTAGGTGCACGTACTTCCTCAGGCAATCGCGGTGACCAAGGTAGGAACTGATCTAACGAGTCATTATCGTTGATGTCGATGTTGGGCAATTGCTCAAATAGATATCTGAGATACGCAAACGGGTTGAGGCGATTCTCTTTCGCCGTCTCCACCAAACTGTAGGTAATCGCACTGGCCTTCGCCCCGCGCGGCGTATTACTGAACAACCACGCCTTTCGACCGATCACAAAGGGTTTAATCGACCGTTCACTTCGGTTGTTATCCAACTCCAGATTCCCGTCTTCCAAGAAAACAACGAGCTTGCTCCATTGATTGATGCAATACGTAATCGCTTTGCCTAAAGCGCTCTTTGGCAACACGAGTGCGCTCTGCTCATGAAGCCATGCTGAAAAAGCGTCAAGCACTGGTCGACTTTGCTTTTCCCGTCCTGCTCGGCGTTCTTCTGCAGTGGCGTTTTTTAGCCCGCGCTCAATTTTGAATAACTCGTTGCAATATTGAAGCCCGCTCCTTGCGGTTGAAGGCTTCTTCTGCTCGGCCGCCGGTAGCGTCTGCAGTGCGTCATTGAAGCCGCGACGGGCATGCGACCAACACCCAACCAGTGTGGCGTTCTCCAGGTCGTGGTAACCGGGATATCCATCTACGTGAAGATACCCCTTGAACCCTTGAAGAAACTTCTTCGGATGCTCCTTCGACCGAGTTTCTTGATAGTCGTACAGAACAATTGGTGGCCCATCACGCCCGCTTCGGTACAGCCACATATATGATTTCGAATCGGCCGCCCGCCCTGGCTCGTGCAGCACTTGCAGTGTCGTCTCATCTGCGTGTAAGTAACGCTGGGTAAGTAGTTCCTCATGGAGCCTTTCGAATATGGGGCTGAGCCAACGCGTGGCTCCGGCCACCACCCAATTTGCCATGGTCTGGCGAGAGATGGCTAAGCCCTGTCGGGTAAACTGCTGTTCCTGCCGATACAAGGGCATACCTTCTACAAACTTCTTGTTCATGATATAAGCCACCATGGATGGGGACGCCAAACTCCCCGGAAACGCTGGGCGTGGCGTGCTCGCCTTGACCACGGGAGGATGAATTTCAACCTTCTCACACGGTCGGCAGCCGTAGACATATTGCACACGCTCAACGACGACCGTTTGCGCCGGAATATGCTTAAGTTCTCGGCGTATCTCTGCGCTCATTTCGTGCATGAGTCCACCACAACACGGACAAACACGTTCCTCTTCCGATAAGCGATACTCTATCCGCTCAACAGGGAGGTGCGCCAGCATAGCTGCCCGCTGTCCAGGTTGCTTCTTACGCTGTTTTTGCGTCGCGTTTTCAACCGATGGCTCTTCTGCCTCGGGTTCTTCATCCGATGCCACTTCGGCCTCATTGAACAACCGCATCTGGTCAGCATCTGACTGCTCACTGGACATTCCGAAACGCTTTTGCCGATCCAGACGCCGTTGCTCAAGCAGCAGGTTCACTTGCTGTTTCAACTCGGCGTTCTCTTGCTCCAAGGACACGCAGCGTCGTTGTAAAACTTCTATTTGTTCGATGGTTTCTACCGATGTATTTTCCATACCCATTTCTTCGACACGCATGCCCGAAATCCTTGTCGTATCAAGATTTTCAATGATTTCCTCCATCGCATCCATAGCTGCTTCTGGACACTCAAACGACCGTTTGTGCCACCACCTTTGGATGGGCTTTCTGCTGGTTGAGGGACAATCCGTCCAGCAACCAATTCAACTCTCGGTGGCTAATGACAACCGTCTTATCCTCGGCCGAATTGGGCCACTCAAACCGGCCTCGTTCCAATCGTCGATAGAATAGCCAGAACCCGTTATGCTGCCAGCATAGAATTTTGAGCTTATCCCGTTGACGGTTACAAAAGACGAACAAACACGGAGAGAACGGGTCCAACTGAAATTGTGCTTGTACCAACGCAGCTAATCCGTCGATGCTCTTACGCATATCCGTGACACCGCACGCTAGATAGACTCGCTGCTCTGGACCGATGTTGCTCAGCATGAACCTACGAGCGTCCTGATTAGGTCGAGCAACAATTGGGCGTCATATCCCGGATGCACTTCAATCGCGGCTGCTCCGACTCGAACCAGCAAGGGAGTGTTCGTAACCGAAAGAGATTCCCGAATTTGCACTGGTAGAAAGTCAGGCGAAGAGGAAGGAGTTGAGGTGAGTTCACGAAAACGGCGCACCCAGTACCAGAGTTGATGTTCCTTGATACCATGGTCGGCACACCACGCTGCGCCACTTTGTCCGCTGTTGTGGAACGCGGTCACACACTCCTGCCAAGTTTCTCGCAACTGTGCCAAATTTGCTTTTGTCATGACCATGACCTCCTGAAAGGTTTTAACTACATTCTTTCAGGGTTTGCCCAGCCTCGCTAGGTGGGGAGAATTTGACGCTTACCTCCTCGACCGCTATTGGGACACTCGCTCAGGTGTGCGCGCGGTGAGCGTTGCCGTGGATATGTTGCAGTTTACGAACGCCTTCATCCGGTAACTATTCCCGCGTATGTTGACCGTTGTCGCGTGGTGAAGCAAGCGATCAAGTAAAGCCGACGCCAACACCTGATCCCCAAACATGGCCCCCCAGTTGGTGAAACTTGTATTGGACGTGATAATCATCGCCCCTTGTTC
Above is a genomic segment from Alicyclobacillus acidoterrestris containing:
- the tnpC gene encoding IS66 family transposase is translated as MGMENTSVETIEQIEVLQRRCVSLEQENAELKQQVNLLLEQRRLDRQKRFGMSSEQSDADQMRLFNEAEVASDEEPEAEEPSVENATQKQRKKQPGQRAAMLAHLPVERIEYRLSEEERVCPCCGGLMHEMSAEIRRELKHIPAQTVVVERVQYVYGCRPCEKVEIHPPVVKASTPRPAFPGSLASPSMVAYIMNKKFVEGMPLYRQEQQFTRQGLAISRQTMANWVVAGATRWLSPIFERLHEELLTQRYLHADETTLQVLHEPGRAADSKSYMWLYRSGRDGPPIVLYDYQETRSKEHPKKFLQGFKGYLHVDGYPGYHDLENATLVGCWSHARRGFNDALQTLPAAEQKKPSTARSGLQYCNELFKIERGLKNATAEERRAGREKQSRPVLDAFSAWLHEQSALVLPKSALGKAITYCINQWSKLVVFLEDGNLELDNNRSERSIKPFVIGRKAWLFSNTPRGAKASAITYSLVETAKENRLNPFAYLRYLFEQLPNIDINDNDSLDQFLPWSPRLPEEVRAPKGKS
- a CDS encoding NADH dehydrogenase subunit 5; translation: MLVTAFFLSLTILMFSAAVILHPRVSLGFVRIHVGISVLPPLIALLNLVTTSTNRIFGPWHLDPLAWLTTLFVLTIGSVVQRYSIRQLLGDRNYRGYFTLLTLTTCSASLAWLSNDLRLLLVCWGATLLGLTMLIGLNREWRIARTAAVRTGRLFVLSWMVLAIAMTWLALVTGHWQFSLALVKGNIAQLGSWERVGIPLLLVIAVAILAAQYPFQRWLLDSVVAPTPVSAVMHAGVVNAGGIILTRFAPVFTGDLAQILLIVIASISVLLGTGTILVQVDYKRQLVGSTIAQMGFMLIQCALGAYLAAIIHAVLHGLFKSALFLQAGSAVHHNEPADATTTPKPSLLLRFAGPVLGLFVGIGFWRMVEGRGFDMISALLLGWSVAFAWSHLVTLGLGRIGRTVGIVLLAGSLIVFGLILAIFYVLLHGTVPQAIQPHPFAVCLVLFVLLTSSVIGAWLSRHPSSTFFSVVYLWLVRLGEPHRDSVESHPKYLATRLYSRR
- the tnpB gene encoding IS66 family insertion sequence element accessory protein TnpB (TnpB, as the term is used for proteins encoded by IS66 family insertion elements, is considered an accessory protein, since TnpC, encoded by a neighboring gene, is a DDE family transposase.), with product MLSNIGPEQRVYLACGVTDMRKSIDGLAALVQAQFQLDPFSPCLFVFCNRQRDKLKILCWQHNGFWLFYRRLERGRFEWPNSAEDKTVVISHRELNWLLDGLSLNQQKAHPKVVAQTVV
- the tnpA gene encoding IS66 family insertion sequence element accessory protein TnpA, which produces MTKANLAQLRETWQECVTAFHNSGQSGAAWCADHGIKEHQLWYWVRRFRELTSTPSSSPDFLPVQIRESLSVTNTPLLVRVGAAAIEVHPGYDAQLLLDLIRTLVGSC
- a CDS encoding DUF2309 domain-containing protein, encoding MSASDVFHDSFTDDIDDVVRSASRVIVPLGPIESFVARSPWAGLEAQSFEQVARWLKEIRDVDMYPSASLLLDAKNQGEIDSKFLDKGLQRWLDTQALKLPRDVAERFCRAALQLDDLPAKLLAEARVKRLATKLNHLGLPEMKRRSLQTLSFRLQQQRGVEVEHDLNRHLIKWCKLYIGGSHAAWSLPNRSEGFYQAWHRLVQYDPALNRSQRQLLKGWPSEATDALREALAALHIPPSQVQEYLEAHLLSLPGWAGMMLWHSQQTLTEYLAVRISMEWALMESFLPLPEQQSEEQALLTRLIAAWAHWGDFRVESWLQLSAAEQKARLTLAYRFDDLVRRQLWLEAWEETYEERLQEMILSKRSIAHEQQSVLAQLAFCIDTRSEPFRRAFEKAGPFETFGVAGFFGLPIETCELGHKHSHASLPAILKPQYQIKEVASQGDFESYQQRLRAVNSVKQTFQTMKQNLLTSLLLPEVSGPWLSMQMLARSFFPRRAGRALGKLGQEWLRKPSTGLSLDFERMESGLPVGFSEEQKVYYVRQALKMMGLTENFAPLVVICGHGSQSTNNPYAASLDCGACGGASGAFNARVLATLCNQARVREALEHEGIVIPEDTIFVAAEHITTTNELRWLYVPKLSEAAQEAFDRIRAALPEVSAHVNAEQLAQLPHHGVHVKKPKQEVQRLAEDWSEIRPEWGLARNAAFVIGTRRLTRECNLDGRVFLHTYHWQDDYDGALLSNIIAGPATVAQWINLQYYASTVAPHYFGSGNKATQTVTAGVGVMQGNASDLLFGLPWQSVMKSDEEFYHAPLRLLVVIEAPNEYVDRLMEHDAAFRQKVQNGWIRLAVVNPAGRWVIWPNYERTR
- a CDS encoding VC0807 family protein, yielding MLKHQLSNILALAIATAIPILYNLWTVVKQRQADILAIFAMFGFLLELGILLMHGSEQLLLLRGSFVTGVLGLTFLVSLLFPRPLIYYFAIRFNSSEEGRNHFSSLWNHYDFRRRLRILTVVWGSALLSGALLGAILVYAISPTEFLIVSPCITYGTIGVAIAWTHWYRKMAVRKL